The window CCGAGGCCAGGTTGATCCGGAGCCGGTTGAAGGAATCCAGCGCGTGATCCAGGAGTTTCCGAGCGGCGACGAGGTCTCCCGCGTGCCGACGGATCTCGGCCCATCGGACCAGGCACTCCAGGTACTCGTTTGGATCTTGCGGACCGAAGCGGTTGACGTATTGTTCATAGATCCCGGCCGCTTCGTCCGGGGCACCCGCACTCTCAAGGCAAGAGCCCGCCAAAAACAGAGCCCGCCGGGCAAACCGGGACTGCGGATATTGACTTGCCAGCCGGATGTAGCCCCGGGCAGCCTCTCTCCAGTCGCCCGCGCTCTCGCGCAACAGGCTTGACCGATAGAGGCTCTCATCGGCAAACTGGGACTGAGGAAACCGGGCGCAGAGAAGATCGTACTGCTGCAGGGCCAGGTCGGGCAGACCCGCCTTCTCGTATTGCGTACCGGCCTCGAACAGGCTCACCGCTGCCAGCTGGTCATCGGGCGAGGCCTCGGCGGCCGATGCGAACATCCCTGCCGCCTCCGCCGCTTTGCCGCTCTCTCTCAGCTGCAGGGCCCGTTTGTACCGGGCGGAGGCCTTCATCCTCGCTGCCAGGGTCCGGTACTGTTCACTGTCTGGGAAAGAACTGGCCAGAAGGTCGTACCATTCCTCGGTCCCGGCGTAGTCCTCCATACGGTACCGGCACTGGCCAATCATGGCCAGAGCCTTAGCCCGCAGGCCCTCGGGTACTCCGTCCGCGAACAGGCCCTGGTAGACGCGCTCCGCGGCCCTAAACTCGCCCAGCTCGAAGAGCGCACCGCCCAGCTTGAGCATCACAAGCGGTGCTTTCTCCGAGCGAGGGAAGGCCTTCCGATACTCATGGCAAGCACGGAGCAGCTCGGCTGTCGCCTCATTGGGCACCCGGAAAGTCGCAACGCTGTCTCCGAAGAAGTCGAACAACTGAACGTAAGTCGTGTCCAAGTTTGGGGCCTTGGCACGCAGTTGGTCCCAGCAGAAAATCCGATTGTAGCCCGCCCGGTCCGCGTAGCTGCTATCGCCCGCCAGGGTGAAGCACTCTTGATAAGCCTGGGCCGCCTGGCGCAGTTGTCCCGACTCGTAGAGCACCTCGCCCATCAGGAAGCGCACGCGGTCGGCCTCGCGCCCCCGGGGGTAGAATTCGAGATAGCGCCTGTAGACCTGGATGGCCTTCTGGTAGAGTTCGCTTTGCCGGGTGTCCCGCGCGGCCACCGCCAGGTTATTGCCGAGGGCCAAGAATGTGCTTTCCAAGACGCTATCGGCATGGGCCCTCTGCTTCGAGCTGAGGCCCCGGTACCACTCGGTACCCGGGTTGAAGCTGTTCAGCAGGTCCTCGCGTGTACGGTCGGCGTTGACCACGTCGCCTGCGGCCTCCTGACACCGTACGACCTCCACGGCGGCGTCGATGGCCCGAGGGTCTCGGGGAAAAAGGGCGAGGAACGTGCGGTACGCTGTGGCCGCCTCGCCGAAGTCCCCACGCGCGAAATAGACGAGGCCAAGGCGCAGGAACACCTCACAGGCCCAGTCCCTCTGCGCATCCCCAGAGAAGAATTGCTTCGCCTTCTCTACGCCCCCGTACTCGGAGAAGCTGATCGCGATATACTGAATCGCCTCCTGGCGCAGGTCGATCTTGGTTCGGCCCATGAACTGGGGATTGGCCCGTTCGACCGTGTCGAGATCGTCGATCAGGTACACGAAGCTGCTGATCGCGTTCGAGTAGTCGCCCAGGTTGAAGTAGGACCAGGCCAATTTGTAGATCCCCATGTCGAAATAGGGGCTCTCCCAGTACTGCAGGAGTTTGCTGTAGGCCTGGATGCTCTCCCGATACTGCTCGCGGTCAAAGTAGTGCTCACCGATCCGGAAGTAGACTTCCGGCACGAGGGGATCATCCGGGCATTCGGAAAGCAGCCGTTTCAGCGTGCGCAGGTAGGCATCCCCTTCGCCTTGCTTGCTGTAGCAGAGGGCCAGGCTGTAGATGACCTTAGCTTTGAAGAGGATGTTGGGGAACGTCTGGAGGAGGGTCTCTCCGACGTCGATGGCCCTCGAAAGATCAATCTTGGGCGGCTGGGGCTCCCAGCTTGTTTTCCCTGCCTCGTATTCCTTCTGTTCCGCCTCGAAGCGAGCCATGGCTGCGCTGTAGTCCATCTCAGCCGCCCGGGCGTAGAGTTGCATGAGCTGGAACATCAGGGTGGGGGCGAATTCCGAATCGGGGTAACGACGGAGCACGTCCCAGCAAAGAGCGATGGTGCGGTCCACCCCTGCTCGGTCCAGGGTCTCGATGCGCGTCGTGTCGGGACGGGTCGTTTCCTGCCCGGAGGCAGGCGTCACTCCCGTCCCCAGCCCCAGCAGCAGACTCGCCGTGGCAACCACCACCGGCAGGTACCCACCTCGAGCGGCCTTGGCTTCGCCAGTACTCATCGACTCAGGACCTGGTCTTCAGGAAAAGTGAGCGTGCCCGTGCGTACTCGGCGTACGCTTTCCAGTTCGGCGCCCCCTCGATGTGCTCCAGCTCCCTCTGCAAAGTGGCTACCTGGCGGTCGACCGCTTCGATCTCCGAGCGTTCCTGCTCAAGTTCCTGGAGCATCCTTGTCCTGCGCTCGCGGATTTGCTCCAGTCGGTCACGAAGCTGGGGCGTGGCGTTTGAGGAGTTGACTCCCGGCAGCACCTGGAGCAATCGGGATTCCAGCACCAGGAGTCGGAGGCGCAAGTTCTCCAGCGTCTTCTGCAAGCGGGCCAGGGTCTCACGATCCTCTTCCCGCACGCGAGCCGGGCTTTCTCCACACAGATCGATCAGCCTATCGAAGACGCGGATCGCTTCGTCGTAACGCTTATCCTCCATCAGGGAACGCCCCAAGAGAAACAGGGCTTCTTCCAGATACCGGGTCTCTGGGAATTCCGTTATCAGCTCGGTGCACCCGCGCACGGCCTCACGAAAAATGCCGGCCTTGTAGGCCGCCCATGCGTAGGCCAGCAGAGCGTCCTGGCGTTTGGCGTGGTCCGGATAGACCGACCAGAATTTCTGCATGGCCCGGCGGTAGTAGCCGAGCTCGTAGTAAACGTAACCAGCCGTCAATCGTCCTTCCCCCACCACGGCGCGGCTCTCCTCGCCGGTAATGGGCAAGACGGAGAGGCGCTCGAAGATCTGCAGGGCCTGCTGGACGTCATGTTTCCGGAGACAGGCGATCGCTGCGGTATAAAGGGCATAACCATAGTACGAGCTCCGCGGACTGACTTCGGAGAGCACCGCCAGCGCGTTCTCGTAGTCCTCCATTTCCAAGAGGCTCAACCCCGCGAAGTAGCGCCCGCCTTCCAGCACCCGGCTCCCTGCGGTGGCTCGTCGCTTCAGCTGTTCAAAGCGACCCAGTGCCTCAGCGTATTGTCCCGCCTTGTAAGCCACCCTCTCCAGGCCAAACAATGCGGCACTCACGCTGGGTTTTTCTGGGAAGCGCTCCAGGACGTGCTGGAACGTCCCCTTGGCGGCGTCGTAAAGGCCAAGCTCGAAAAGCGCATTCCCCAGGAGCACCTCCGCCGCGTCCAGCTGACTGTACTGGGGGTGGAACTCTACCAGCACAATGAGGTCGCGGGCGCATTTCCAATAGTCACCCTTCCCGTAGGCCGTTACGGCGCTGTTGAGGAGATCATTGGCGATGAGCTCAAGCTCATGGACGAGATCCTCTTGCTGCGCCCTCCCAACGGTTGGGAACCATAGCAGGAACAGGCAGAGGGCGATGCGGTGCCACCTGGTACAGGCCATGCTCCTGCCCGCGACCTCCTCTGTCATTCTGGCCGTGGCTTCCTCTCCTGCTCGAGGCGCTTGCGGAGCTCCTCAAGTTCCTTCGCCGCCTCCAGACGCTTCCTGCGAATCTCCTCCATGCCCTCCAGGCTCCGCCTCTGCTCCAGCTGACGTTCTCGCTTGAGGTAGCGCAGCAGGGAATACGGGTAGGTCACACCCAGGACAAGCTTCCAATCCGCGTAGTCCCGCACAAAGGGCGGCCTTCCTCCCGGGGAGCGCTCGTCCGTAAGCAGGACATCGAGGGCCACGTCGTAGATCAGATTCCAGGGACCCACAAACTTGAACCCGGGTGTCAGACGCATCGAGTTCTTGGCGAAAGGCACATCCGGATGGTTCACGAAGACCTCGGCCGTATACTCCAGATACAGCACGCTTCCCGCCACCGGGAACTTGAGGCCCGCGCCCATCAGCCCCTGGTCCTTGCGATCCCTGAAATAGCGATCGTTCACGTCCTGATCCATGTACCCGAGCTGAAGGTTGAGCTGGAAAGGGACCATGCGCGAGTACTCGCGCATGTCGAGGGTCCATATGCCCAGAAGGCCCCACGCCAATTTCCCGGACGAGTACGGCTCGTAGGGGACAGGGTGTTCAGCTCCCGTAGGAAAGGAGGCGAAGGCATGGAGTCCGAACTGCAGCCATTCCGGGGTATAGGGATAGCGAAACTTCAGCCCCACCTCGCTGTCGCCAGGCGGCCCCCAGATGCCATGCTGCGTATCCTGGTAGGGCGTGACGTTGGCGTTCAATTCCAGGAGGTTTGAGAGACCTACGGTGAGGGCTATGCGCAGGGTATGGTCTTTGGCCAGAGTTTCGTTCACTTTCTCGACGTAGTGGAGGGTATGCGCGCAGAGGTAAAGGTTACCGGCACCTACCGTTCGGGCGCTCCGCACGCGCAGCATCCCCCGCCCGCCGTACATCGTCGTCTGAGCCATCCCCCCTTCGACCAGGACCAACACCGCCACCCCTGCGACTATCCAACGCATTCGGGCCTCCGCGCAAAGCACAATGAAAAATCTCCCCTTGAGGCGGTGCCGACCGGGGATCCTTCACTTGACCTGCGGGATGTCCGACATAGGAGGCGAGGCATCATCCTGCGCATTCGAGGAAAAGGCTTCGCCCGCCTGGCGAATCACTAATTTAGAAGCCCCCGCCTGACAAGCAAGCTAAATCCCTCCTCCCACGGACCAAATCGACCGCCCCGCACCGACCACCGCCCCCGCCCTCAAAGAAGCCCGTTCCTCCTCCTAAGGGTCCATTCCAGAACCAGAAGCGCCCCAGCCAGACCGACGAGCCACCACGAGCCGTGGATGGTCCAGTTTCCCCTGCGCTCCCGTGTCGCCCTCCTCCACTCCTCAGATCCCAAAAGCGCGTCAAGGGAATCCAGGACAAGCTGAGCCTGCTCGCGCAGGACGGCCACCCCTCCCGTAGCCCTCGCCGCCGCAGCCACCAAGGCGAGAGAGGCACGGGGGTCCACCAGTTCCGGGGTGTATTCTTTCACCGCGAACTGTCCCTCCGAGCTCCCCAGTTCGTGCCCGTTCTTCGAGGCGTAGCCCCGATACTGGTACCTTCCCTCGGGAAGAGCTGGCAGCTCCCCCTCGTACACCCCGTCCGCTACCGGCACAAGCTGCAGCTGCTCATACCGGGGCCCTCCCTGTACCTCCATCGTCACACGGGCTTCTTCGACTGGCCTCCCGGCTTCGTCCTGCACAAAGGCACGGAAACGAACTGGGCGGCCCCCTTCGTAGATGTCTCGGACCTCCAGACGGAAAAGCCTGGTCGCCGTCCCGACATGCGGCCACTCCGCCAGGTTACGGACGAAGCGCCGGAAGGCTTCTGTCCCTTGGCCGAAGGCCAACGGCGAGAATCCCCATCTCCAGAATCCCACAAGGGCAAACAGAGCCACTTCTTGCTCGCCGCTTGCCCCCGACCAAGCCACGACGAGGCTCTCGCCTGCCTCCGTTACGCCCAGCAGAATAGGCAGCATCCCTTCCTCGGGCGCCCATCCGGACGCAAGCACGGGCGGGAGCGATCTCCAGATCTTCCCGCTCTCTTCCGGGAAATCAGCCATCCGGCACAAGGGATGGTGGGTCCCTCCGGGCGGGGGAATACAAGATACCGTCTCCGATGGCTCTTTGCGGACAAATCTCAACCTCTCAGCAGGAAAAAGATGGGCCGCCTCCCCTGGATCGAACCGAAGACCGGCAAACACCACGCATTTGCGCGCCTTGGAGGCCGCGGCTTTCAGGGCTAGCCAGGTGGCGTCGCCACGGACTGCGGAGCAAGGCAGGTCAAAGAGAACCGCCAAATCGAAACCGGCTCTGAGGAGCCCCTTGGGATCCTCTACCCACCATCGACCTCCGAGGTAACAGGCGGCGGCCAGTACAATGTTCGAGTCCGAGGCAAGCGTCCGCTTCAGAAAGGAGAAATCCGCAGACGGTTCTCCCGCCGCCAGCAGAATCCTTTTTTGCGACGGTAGTACCCGAACGTAAAAAGACGTTCGATTGTTCTCGAGCCCTCTTTCTCCTGCCAGGGGATCCAGCTCGAGCTGGAACGGGATAATCCCCGGCTTCCGGGGCAAAACGTTCACCGTCAGCCACTCCTCTCCCTCCCCCTCTTCCAAGTGAACAGGGCTTTGGGTCAGGAGGGTGCTGTCGTCCCGCACCTTCACGGAACCCCTGTAGGAGGTATTCCCAGCCTTGCTTATCCCGACTCGGACTGGGAAGGGCTTGCCGACGTAGGCCACTTCGGGGACCCCGGGTTCCAAGAGGGCCAGGTCCGGGGAGCGAGCCGTGTCCCCGAATACCACACTGAACACCGGCCGCTCCACAGCGGTGACGTACCGGAGGGGTTCCGGCCCCAAGGTGTGCTTTCCGTCTGTGAGCACCAGGATCGCGGCCAGGGGTTTGTCTCGAAGGCTATCCGTCACGAATCGGAAGACGGACGACAGATCCGTCCCCCCGTCCTCAAAGTGCAAGCTGTCCTGGCTGTGTAGAGGGCGCACGCGGGCTCCAAACACGTACTCGACCACCCGAGCGCGCGACGCTACCCGGCTCCGAGCTTCTCCCCACCACGTTCTCATGGCCTCTCCCCGACATCCGCTCTCATCAACCACCCCCATGCTCTTCGAGGCATCCAGGAACACGGCCAGCAGCGGTGTGAGACGCTCGAACCGCACCCACTCGATCACCGGATCTCCCAGCGCCAGCAAGAGTAGGAATACGGCACCCCCACGTAGGGTGGTCAGAGACACTCGTAGGAGCCTGCGCACCGGCGGATTTGTGTCCCGGTAATGCCAGACCATGAGCCCCACTGCCGCGACGGCCGCCAGGAGCAGGATTAGGACAGGCACTCCAAGACTGAAGGACTCGAAACGCATGGCCTGGCTTCCTTGATCCCAATTCGCTAAGGGGTTAAGCTCAACTCTCGCCGAGGGGAAGGGAAGGAAAGGGGGCAAGATGCAGATCCGAGGAGATGCCCCTTTGCAGCCAGAAAAAGCCCGCTCGCGCAATCATGGCGGCGTTGTCTGTGCAAAACTCGGGACGCGGTACAAAAACGGGGATTCCCATTTCGGTTCCCAATTCTGCCAAAGCCCGCCGGAGCCGGCGGTTGCGGGCTACCCCGCCCGCTACGGAGAGAGATCGCGCACCGAATTCTTCGCAAGCCATCTTCGCTTTCGTCACGAGAACGTCGACCACGGCCCTCTGGAAGCTCGCCGCGATGTCGGCCACTCGCTGCCTCCGCTCTTCCTCGGGCAGCTCAAGGAAATAGTAGAGGACGGCCGTCTTGAGTCCACTGAAACTGAAGCCGTACCGATCGCCCGGCAGAACCCGCGGGAAGGCGATGGCTTCCTCGTCTCCCGATTCCGAGGCCGCGTCGATCGCCGGTCCCCCAGGATAACCCAGGCCCAGGATGCGCGCCACCTTGTCAAAGGCTTCGCCCGCCGCATCGTCTCTTGTCTTGCCCAAGAGGACGTAGCGCCCAAGCTCGGGGACCAAGACAAGCTGCGTGTGGCCCCCGCTGACCACCAGACACACCCCGGGGAGCTCCGGGTACGGTTCCTCTAAGAAATTGGCAAACAGGTGGCCCTCAATGTGGTTGACCCCGATTAAGGGCAATCGCAAGCGGACCGCCAACCCTTTGGCCACATTGAGCCCTACCAGAAGACTGCCGACAAGGCCTGGCCCGTGAGTGACGGCGACCGCCCCAAGTTGACCGTAGTCGATGCCTGCCTCGGCCAAGACCTTCCGGATCGCCGGAACCAAAGCCCGCATATGGGCGCGGCTTGCGAACTCCGGGACGACTCCCCCGTACTCCTCGTGCACAACCTGATAGTGGACCACGTGCGCCAGGAGCCCACCGTCTCCGTAGAGCGCGGCCGACGTCTCGTCGCAGGAAGTCTCGATTCCCAACACAATCATCGTCGCCTTCCCCATGGTCAGAGCCCGCCGGGAGGCCGTGAGCTCTGGGCTAACGAACCCGTTGCAGGAGGACGCGCACCCGGGGAGGCTCGACTCGCACCACCTCAACCCCGGCTGGCGTACGGACCTGCACAGAATACTCACCCGGACTTTCCTTGTCCGGCAGGCTGTAATCCACAAAGGGATCGACATCGCTCCGGTCCAGCCGAGGGACGAGGCTGAGTCCCCCGCGGACCACCACGTCCACGCTTGCCGGATTTGCCAACCCTCGCGTGCCCGGCGGGGTGTTGGCCACACTCACAGGCAGCTGGAAGAAAGTCCGGTCCATCAGCTTTTCGACGCGAGCGCTGATCCGCACTCGCCCCGGGGTGCCCGAGACGTAGGACGGGAACTCCAGCGGGACTTCCACCGAAAGGTCCCGCCTGACCTCCGAATACTCTCTAAACTCGGTCCTCACGGACCGCATCGCTCGGATCGTGGAGCGGGGACCGCGCACCAGTACGCTCTCCGGCTCTGCCTTGGGAAGGCCGGCCAAGACGTGCCCGGCCGCCGGACGAATCTTAACCCCTGGGGTCACGGGCAAACGCGCCTCCTCCACCAGATCGAGCTCCACGCGAAGCGTCTCGGGACTGACGATCTCCAGGACCTGGACCTGGCCTGCGGCACGTCCGAGGGATACTTCGGAAGTCCGGGGGCGCCAGACCCTGCTGCGCGTCACACCCGCCAAATCGGCCACTAACCACACATCCCTTGCCACCAGGATGCCGATCAGCGCCTTCCCCGGACCTTCGAGGCGAACCAGAGCCTTTTCCGGAAGCGGTGTCACCAACATCCGATCAGGGGCTAAGTTGGTCACCCTGATGGGGATCTCCATCTCGTAGCGGTACGTGTTCTCCGTGACGACGTAGAACCAGAGGAAAAGGGCCAGGAGAAACGCCACCAGCTTCACGCGGATGCTTTGCGCCCGGCTCCGCGAAAATGACCTACCCAGGCTGACCTTCAGGCTGTCCAGCGGCTTGACCAATTCCTCACCTCCTTTGCCGGATGAGGGATCGCTCTGCGCCGCGCCCCTTCCCCCGAGTCTGGATCTGGCACCAACGAAAAAGGGTAAAAGGCCCGTTCTCCGGACCCCTTACCCTCTTTTCCCCGTGCCGAGTCGCCGATAGCTCAGGTGTTACTTGCCCTTTGAGGTACGAGGGATCGATTCCCCGGCCGTAATCTCGCCGTTGTCGATCCGCACGTGGAATCCGCACGCGGGATTGGTGCACACCCACGCTTTAAACATGATCGAAGCACCGTCGCGGCCGTAGTCGGAAAGGGGTACCAGAACGCCCTTGGTGCATTTCAGACACGGAGGAAACCAGCGCTCCATTCCCGCTCCTCCTGCCCACGGCTGCCTCATCCCCGCGGATACCCCCGCTCGTCAAGGCGGGCCGACTCAGAACCCTTCCTCGTCTCGGATCCCTAAGCGGCGCTTGAATTCTTCGTCCGTCTCGTAGAGGATGAATTCACGGAATGGGTAGTTGCGGGACATGATGAAGCGAATCGTCGCCCGCCAGCTTTCCGCGTCGGACAACCCTTGGGTACTGCGGATCAAGTCCTGGAGGTCCCCATCCTTGAGCTCATCGAGGGCTCGCTTCCACACCTCGGCCACCGCCTCATCCATCATCCCCGACAGCACGCCGAGCGTCAAGCGCCACTCAATCTCCTCCCGGACCTGATCCAGCTTGCTCCGGCGATTCTTCCCTCCCTCCATGAGGGCACCTTTGGTCGTGCGTGCACCACAACGTCTTTCGCCCGCAATTTAACAGCCGACCCGATCTTTGTCAACCGATATTTGCCCCTGCTTTCTGACACCCGGGTCCAAAAACAGAAGAGGGCGGACCAGCCGCCCTCTTCTTTCCGGGTTTTGCGGGGCCGCTACTCGCGGACCACCCACACCTTGATTTTCGCTTCCACCTCGGGGTGCAACTTGATCGGCACATCGTAGATGCCGAGGGCTTTTAGCGGTTCCTCCAGCAAGATCTTCCGGCGATCGATGTCGAAGCCTTTCTGCTTCAGAAGGTCCGCGATCATCTGCGAGGTAACAGCGCCGAAGACCCTGTCTTCTTCTCCAACCGCTACCGTCGCGGTCACCGAAACCCCGTTGAGCTTCTCCGCCAGACGCTCGGCTGCCTTTTTCTCACGGCTTGCACGCAGCTCGGCACGCTTCTTTTCCTCCTCCAGCGCCTTAAGAGCCGAAGGGGTCGCCGGCACAGCCAGCCCACGGGGAATCAGATAGTTCCGGGCGTAACCATCGCTCACTTCTACGATCTTACCGGGGCCGCCCAGTTTCTCGACCTCCTGACGAAGGATCACCCGCATTGCCCACCTCGCTTACCGTGAAAGTTCCGCCACGAACGGAAGGAGCGCCAGGTGGCGCGCCCGCTTGATCGCCAGCTTGAGTTGTCGCTGGTGTCGAGCACACGTGCCGGACGTCCTCCGCGGGATGATCTTGCCCTGCTCGGTAATGAATCGCCGCAACTTGCGCTCATCCTTGTAATCGATGTAGATCTCCCCTTCCTCACAGAAGCGACAAATCCGCCTTCTTCTCAGCATGGCTGGTTCCCTTCCTCAATTGCGTGTTCGGGTCACAATTCCAGCTCCCGGTATCCGAAGTCGAACTCGGTGCTCTCCTGCTCCTCCAGGTCGGCACTGTCGGGAGCTTCCCCACGTGCCTCCTCCGTATCCAACCCCTCGGTGCCGCGTGGCTTCAGTACCTGCTCCAGAAATTGGATACGCCGGGCACGTATCTCCAGCGTGCCGCGACCGCCTTCCTCCGGGTTGTCGTGGGAGAGGAGCTCACCATCCAGCAAGACCGGGCTACCGGCCCTGAGATTCCGCTGGCACAGCTCGGCAAGCTTCTGCTGGACGATGACATCCACCTCGCAGCGGTTCTCGCGCAATTGTCCGGTGTTGTCGCGAAACTTCCGCACGCTGTGGATACGGAAGCGGCCGATCAGCTTACCGTCTTCGGACTGCCTCACGTCGGGCTCGCCGAGCACCGTGCCCGCAATCAAGATCGTATTGATGTCGGGGAGCCTGTTATTCGCCATCTCCTGCACCGTCCCTCCCGCAAGTCCGATCCTCGGCAGCCGGACTAACCCTCGTCCCCTACTGCCTCGGCATCAGACGGTTGGTCCTCCTCACGGATTTCTCCTTCCTCGACTCCTTCCGCCATGGGCTCGGTCGGTTCCTCGCTGGCCGCCTTTTCGGCCTCTGGTCCCGTGGCTTCGGCTGCGGTCTTAATGAGACCCTGCTCGATCAGCTGCCGCTCTTTCTCCAGGGCCGCCTTGCTGAGCTGAATGGTCAGGTAGCGGAGGACGTTCTCATCCAGGCGGTACTCCCGTTCCAGCGCGGCGACGATCGCCGGAGGCCCGTCGAAGCGGACGTAGACGTAGTAACCGTACTGGCGCTTCCGGATCTCGTAGGCCAGACGGCGCTTCCCCCACCGCTCTACCCGTCGGATCTCACCCCCATTGTCGGAGATGAACTTGAGGTAGCGACGGATTGTCTCGTCCAGTTCCTCGGCTCGCAGGAGCGAGTCGATCACGAAGGTCGTTTCGTACGCTCTCAGCACGTTCTTCCTCCTTGTGCCGTCACGGCGCCTACCTGCGCCGCTCCCGCCGGTCCAGTCGTGCCAACCCGCGGCGGCACGCGAGCGCCGACGAGATCACGGCCGCTCGTTTGTGTGTTGGGTTCCTTGCTGCTCTTCACGACCCGGCGCAGCGTCCCTCCTTCACAGCGACGCGTTGGGCTTGTGAGACTCGGGCCCACCGGTGACGTCAGCGGTTGTAGAGCGTCATGGCCTTCTCTGGCCCTTCGCAAACGAATACCGCCGCGGCCTCCACCGCTCGTTCGATCACCTCCGGCAGTTCCCTCTCCTCCTCGGGCCGGAAATCGGAGAGCACGTAGGCGACCATCTCTCCGGGCGCGAAATCCGACCCGATGCCGATTCGAAGGCGCGGGAACTCCTCCGTCCCCAGCGCGGCGATGACCGAAGCGAGTCCATTGTGCCCCCCATCGCTCCCTTTCAGGCGAATCCGGAGTTTGCCGAACGGGAGGTGGACGTCGTCGCACACCACAAGGAGCTCATACGGCGCCAAAGACTCCCGCCGGACGGTCTCACGGACGGCGTTCCCACTCCGGTTCATATAAGTCAGCGGTTTGAGGAGCTTTACACGAACTCCTTCGCACTGGGGCAGCAAGAACCACCCGGTCTCGACCGCTTGGCCGACCGTCTGCCACGCCGCTCCCCACTTCTCCCCCATCCTCTCGACTACCCGAAAGCCAAGGTTGTGACGCGTGCCGGCGTATCTTGCTCCCGGATTTCCCAAGCCAACGATAAGCCAGCGTCGCATTCCACACGTCTCGTGCCGGCCCGAAAGGTCACGAGTTTGCGGTCAGGGAGCGGGTCAGGACTCTTCCCCTGCCGCTCCGGCCTCCGGCGTCGGCGCTCCGGGCATGGCCTCCACCGTTACCCTTGGGGCTACCACGTGCGCGACGACCATGTCCGGGGGCGTCAGGATGGTCACATTCTGCAGCCGAATATCGCCCACGTGCAAGGACTGCCCAACGCCCAAGTGGCTGACATCAACCTCGATTTTCTCTGGGATCTTGTCGGGGAGGCACTCGATTTCCACCTCGTGGAGTTCCTGAAGCAGCGTACCGCCCTGATCCTTGACGCCGTGGGGTGTTCCAACCACGACGACCGGGACCGTGAGCGTAAGTTTTTCACCGGTTGTCAGCACCATCAGATCTACGTGGAGCAGATTGCCGCGAACGGGATCCCGCTGTACCTCGCGCACCACCACGTGCTTGCGA of the candidate division KSB1 bacterium genome contains:
- a CDS encoding tetratricopeptide repeat protein, with product MSTGEAKAARGGYLPVVVATASLLLGLGTGVTPASGQETTRPDTTRIETLDRAGVDRTIALCWDVLRRYPDSEFAPTLMFQLMQLYARAAEMDYSAAMARFEAEQKEYEAGKTSWEPQPPKIDLSRAIDVGETLLQTFPNILFKAKVIYSLALCYSKQGEGDAYLRTLKRLLSECPDDPLVPEVYFRIGEHYFDREQYRESIQAYSKLLQYWESPYFDMGIYKLAWSYFNLGDYSNAISSFVYLIDDLDTVERANPQFMGRTKIDLRQEAIQYIAISFSEYGGVEKAKQFFSGDAQRDWACEVFLRLGLVYFARGDFGEAATAYRTFLALFPRDPRAIDAAVEVVRCQEAAGDVVNADRTREDLLNSFNPGTEWYRGLSSKQRAHADSVLESTFLALGNNLAVAARDTRQSELYQKAIQVYRRYLEFYPRGREADRVRFLMGEVLYESGQLRQAAQAYQECFTLAGDSSYADRAGYNRIFCWDQLRAKAPNLDTTYVQLFDFFGDSVATFRVPNEATAELLRACHEYRKAFPRSEKAPLVMLKLGGALFELGEFRAAERVYQGLFADGVPEGLRAKALAMIGQCRYRMEDYAGTEEWYDLLASSFPDSEQYRTLAARMKASARYKRALQLRESGKAAEAAGMFASAAEASPDDQLAAVSLFEAGTQYEKAGLPDLALQQYDLLCARFPQSQFADESLYRSSLLRESAGDWREAARGYIRLASQYPQSRFARRALFLAGSCLESAGAPDEAAGIYEQYVNRFGPQDPNEYLECLVRWAEIRRHAGDLVAARKLLDHALDSFNRLRINLASVDDYLGAKAQFLIGEILYQGYAAVVLEPPLDRSLRLKQARFTEVLRAYTEAAKYRVAEWTSAATCRIGEAFEEFARALWESPLPPDLTPEQRDTYIRKLAEQVRPFKEKAYEAHRRNLRLAEETGLTNDWIVRSREHLLRLAAELSLPATLGAAEADSGLAEQDEQPLRKPQEKRQ
- a CDS encoding tetratricopeptide repeat protein produces the protein MACTRWHRIALCLFLLWFPTVGRAQQEDLVHELELIANDLLNSAVTAYGKGDYWKCARDLIVLVEFHPQYSQLDAAEVLLGNALFELGLYDAAKGTFQHVLERFPEKPSVSAALFGLERVAYKAGQYAEALGRFEQLKRRATAGSRVLEGGRYFAGLSLLEMEDYENALAVLSEVSPRSSYYGYALYTAAIACLRKHDVQQALQIFERLSVLPITGEESRAVVGEGRLTAGYVYYELGYYRRAMQKFWSVYPDHAKRQDALLAYAWAAYKAGIFREAVRGCTELITEFPETRYLEEALFLLGRSLMEDKRYDEAIRVFDRLIDLCGESPARVREEDRETLARLQKTLENLRLRLLVLESRLLQVLPGVNSSNATPQLRDRLEQIRERRTRMLQELEQERSEIEAVDRQVATLQRELEHIEGAPNWKAYAEYARARSLFLKTRS
- the tsaD gene encoding tRNA (adenosine(37)-N6)-threonylcarbamoyltransferase complex transferase subunit TsaD — protein: MIVLGIETSCDETSAALYGDGGLLAHVVHYQVVHEEYGGVVPEFASRAHMRALVPAIRKVLAEAGIDYGQLGAVAVTHGPGLVGSLLVGLNVAKGLAVRLRLPLIGVNHIEGHLFANFLEEPYPELPGVCLVVSGGHTQLVLVPELGRYVLLGKTRDDAAGEAFDKVARILGLGYPGGPAIDAASESGDEEAIAFPRVLPGDRYGFSFSGLKTAVLYYFLELPEEERRQRVADIAASFQRAVVDVLVTKAKMACEEFGARSLSVAGGVARNRRLRRALAELGTEMGIPVFVPRPEFCTDNAAMIARAGFFWLQRGISSDLHLAPFPSLPLGES
- the rplI gene encoding 50S ribosomal protein L9, with protein sequence MRVILRQEVEKLGGPGKIVEVSDGYARNYLIPRGLAVPATPSALKALEEEKKRAELRASREKKAAERLAEKLNGVSVTATVAVGEEDRVFGAVTSQMIADLLKQKGFDIDRRKILLEEPLKALGIYDVPIKLHPEVEAKIKVWVVRE
- the rpsR gene encoding 30S ribosomal protein S18 — translated: MLRRRRICRFCEEGEIYIDYKDERKLRRFITEQGKIIPRRTSGTCARHQRQLKLAIKRARHLALLPFVAELSR
- a CDS encoding single-stranded DNA-binding protein; the protein is MANNRLPDINTILIAGTVLGEPDVRQSEDGKLIGRFRIHSVRKFRDNTGQLRENRCEVDVIVQQKLAELCQRNLRAGSPVLLDGELLSHDNPEEGGRGTLEIRARRIQFLEQVLKPRGTEGLDTEEARGEAPDSADLEEQESTEFDFGYRELEL
- the rpsF gene encoding 30S ribosomal protein S6, yielding MLRAYETTFVIDSLLRAEELDETIRRYLKFISDNGGEIRRVERWGKRRLAYEIRKRQYGYYVYVRFDGPPAIVAALEREYRLDENVLRYLTIQLSKAALEKERQLIEQGLIKTAAEATGPEAEKAASEEPTEPMAEGVEEGEIREEDQPSDAEAVGDEG
- the pth gene encoding aminoacyl-tRNA hydrolase translates to MRRWLIVGLGNPGARYAGTRHNLGFRVVERMGEKWGAAWQTVGQAVETGWFLLPQCEGVRVKLLKPLTYMNRSGNAVRETVRRESLAPYELLVVCDDVHLPFGKLRIRLKGSDGGHNGLASVIAALGTEEFPRLRIGIGSDFAPGEMVAYVLSDFRPEEERELPEVIERAVEAAAVFVCEGPEKAMTLYNR